The sequence TCGGCTGCTGCAAATAATAATTCTTGCTCATCTTGTAACTTGTCTTGAAATTTCTGAGCTGCTGCTCCTGCAACCATTAAAATTGCTTTTTTGAAATTCTTAACGGCTCCTTTTTTCAACTCAAAATAATCTTGCGTTGTTTCACCAAAATCAGGAATTCCCATCAGTTCTTTTCCGACTTCCATTGCAGGGCCTAAAATGTCAATTTCACCTTTGAATGCTCTTTTAAGCAATTCACCGACCATAACCATTCGGTTAATCTCGTTGGTACCTTCAAAAATTCTGTTTATACGTGCATCACGATATGCTCTTTCAACATCAGTTTCGGCAGAATATCCCATTCCTCCGTATATTTGAACACCTTCATCTACAACATAATCCAAAACTTCTGAACCGTAAACTTTACCGATTGAAGCTTCAATTGCATATTGTCGAAGACCTTCTAAGGAAGCTTTCCCTTTATCCATTCCTTCTGCAACATAAGCATTTATAGCATCATCAACATTTTGAGTTGCTCTGTAAATAAGAGATTCAGCTGCAAATGTTCTGATTGCCATTTCAGCTAATTTGTGTTTAATTGCACCGAATTGAGCAATTTGTGTTTTAAATTGCTTTCTTTCGTTTGCATAACCTACTGAACTTGTAAGAACAGCTTTTGCAGCACCGATACATGCGCCGCCAAGTTTTAAACGACCAAGATTCAAAATATTTAATGCGATTTTGAAACCGCCGTCTCTGTCTCCTAATAAATTCTCAACAGGAATCTTAACATTTTCATAATAAACTTGAACGGTAGAAGAACCTCTGATACCCATTTTTTCTTCTTCAGCACCAATTGTTACGCCGTCCCATTTACTTTCAACAATAAATGCAGATAAGTTTTTATCATCACCTATTTTCGCAAATACAATGTGAATATCTGCTATTCCGCCATTGGTAATCCAAATTTTTACACCGTTTAATGTGTAATATTTGCCGTCATCACTCAATATAGCTTTTGATGTTCCTGAATTCGGGTCGGAACCGGCTTCTGCTTCTGTTAAACAATAAGCACCGA comes from Bacteroidales bacterium and encodes:
- a CDS encoding acyl-CoA dehydrogenase family protein, with product MDKKTLKGGEFLVKETSFEDIFIPEEFNEEQNMMAETCHDFLRTKILPKVDDLDKHDRELLTKLLKDAGELGLLGVSVPEEYEGFGQNTVTSMRVVEAMGGGFSYVVAFSAHTGIGTLPILYYGNEDQKKKYLPKLASGELIGAYCLTEAEAGSDPNSGTSKAILSDDGKYYTLNGVKIWITNGGIADIHIVFAKIGDDKNLSAFIVESKWDGVTIGAEEEKMGIRGSSTVQVYYENVKIPVENLLGDRDGGFKIALNILNLGRLKLGGACIGAAKAVLTSSVGYANERKQFKTQIAQFGAIKHKLAEMAIRTFAAESLIYRATQNVDDAINAYVAEGMDKGKASLEGLRQYAIEASIGKVYGSEVLDYVVDEGVQIYGGMGYSAETDVERAYRDARINRIFEGTNEINRMVMVGELLKRAFKGEIDILGPAMEVGKELMGIPDFGETTQDYFELKKGAVKNFKKAILMVAGAAAQKFQDKLQDEQELLFAAADMLMLTYAAESFMLRVEKIQNMKGEDKAELYKTMLDVYIYDTAAAIKKFGDDALNSFAEGNEKMGMLMGMKRFTKVDGVNVIGARRKIADKIIDANKYPF